The Magnolia sinica isolate HGM2019 chromosome 9, MsV1, whole genome shotgun sequence genome contains a region encoding:
- the LOC131254757 gene encoding triphosphate tunnel metalloenzyme 3 isoform X2, with amino-acid sequence MRISFHWNPIPPRSWISLLNRSYSPKTSNNFPSAMEVEVKLRLPDSAAHQKLSDVLSSVHLKTHLQENIFFDGPTSQLSSQLAALRLRFYDQDSRCVVSLKARPSIVDGISRVSEDEEEMDPAIGRACVSEPWRLSSVDSRILKRVREEFGCGNVELVCLGGFRNVRAVYEWEGLTLELDETQYEFGTSYEIECESTDPDRAKRMLEDLLGRNGIPYMYSEVSKFAVFRSRKLPQF; translated from the exons ATGAGGATCTCATTTCATTGGAATCCTATTCCTCCCAGGAGTTGGATTTCTCTCCTTAACCGTTCCTACTCTCCCAAAACATCAAACAACTTCCCTTCCGCAATGGAAGTAGAAGTGAAGCTTCGTCTCCCAGACTCAGCCGCCCATCAGAAGCTCTCAGATGTTCTCTCATCCGTCCATCTCAAGACCCACCTCCAAGAAAACATCTTCTTCGACGGGCCCACCTCCCAGCTCTCCTCCCAGCTCGCCGCCCTCCGCCTCCGCTTCTACGACCAGGATTCCCGCTGCGTCGTCTCCCTCAAAGCTCGTCCCTCTATCGTCGATGGCATCAGCCGCGTCAGCGAGGACGAGGAGGAGATGGACCCTGCCATTGGCCGAGCCTGCGTTTCCGAGCCCTGGCGCCTCTCATCCGTTGATTCCAGGATCCTCAAGAGGGTTAGGGAGGAATTTGGGTGCGGCAACGTGGAATTGGTGTGCCTCGGTGGGTTCCGGAATGTGCGGGCTGTGTATGAATGGGAGGGGCTGACGCTGGAGCTTGACGAGACGCAGTACGAGTTCGGGACGAGCTACGAGATCGAGTGCGAGAGCACGGATCCCGATAGGGCGAAGCGGATGCTAGAGGATCTGCTCGGGAGGAACGGGATCCCGTACATGTACTCAGAGGTGTCGAAGTTCGCTGTCTTCCGGTCCAGGAAGCTTCCCCA GTTCTGA
- the LOC131254757 gene encoding triphosphate tunnel metalloenzyme 3 isoform X1 yields the protein MRISFHWNPIPPRSWISLLNRSYSPKTSNNFPSAMEVEVKLRLPDSAAHQKLSDVLSSVHLKTHLQENIFFDGPTSQLSSQLAALRLRFYDQDSRCVVSLKARPSIVDGISRVSEDEEEMDPAIGRACVSEPWRLSSVDSRILKRVREEFGCGNVELVCLGGFRNVRAVYEWEGLTLELDETQYEFGTSYEIECESTDPDRAKRMLEDLLGRNGIPYMYSEVSKFAVFRSRKLPHTFLEEAIGQYCVRV from the exons ATGAGGATCTCATTTCATTGGAATCCTATTCCTCCCAGGAGTTGGATTTCTCTCCTTAACCGTTCCTACTCTCCCAAAACATCAAACAACTTCCCTTCCGCAATGGAAGTAGAAGTGAAGCTTCGTCTCCCAGACTCAGCCGCCCATCAGAAGCTCTCAGATGTTCTCTCATCCGTCCATCTCAAGACCCACCTCCAAGAAAACATCTTCTTCGACGGGCCCACCTCCCAGCTCTCCTCCCAGCTCGCCGCCCTCCGCCTCCGCTTCTACGACCAGGATTCCCGCTGCGTCGTCTCCCTCAAAGCTCGTCCCTCTATCGTCGATGGCATCAGCCGCGTCAGCGAGGACGAGGAGGAGATGGACCCTGCCATTGGCCGAGCCTGCGTTTCCGAGCCCTGGCGCCTCTCATCCGTTGATTCCAGGATCCTCAAGAGGGTTAGGGAGGAATTTGGGTGCGGCAACGTGGAATTGGTGTGCCTCGGTGGGTTCCGGAATGTGCGGGCTGTGTATGAATGGGAGGGGCTGACGCTGGAGCTTGACGAGACGCAGTACGAGTTCGGGACGAGCTACGAGATCGAGTGCGAGAGCACGGATCCCGATAGGGCGAAGCGGATGCTAGAGGATCTGCTCGGGAGGAACGGGATCCCGTACATGTACTCAGAGGTGTCGAAGTTCGCTGTCTTCCGGTCCAGGAAGCTTCCCCA CACATTTCTGGAGGAAGCCATTGGCCAATATTGTGTGAGGGTATGA